GTTCATCGCAACTTGTGCAAAAGGCGGATGGAATTGTTTCCAATTCTTTCTCGGCTGGTGTTCTGACATCAGTTTCCAACCCGTATTTCTGGATCTGGTGGTTGGCAGCTGGCAGTGCCCTGTTACTCCGTGGGCTTGAGATCGGATTGCTTGCAGCAGTTTTCTTTGTGATTGGCCACTGGATGGCTGATCTGGGCTGGTTTACTTTCATTTCAGCTTCAATGAGTCGTGGAAAACAAATGTTCTCTGACGTAGTCTATCGGAAAGTGCTAGTAGGATGCGGCATTTTCCTGATGGGATTCGGAGCATGGTTTGCATTGGGGTGATATTCTGGAATGTCTGTGTGCCAAAGTTGAGAAAAGGAAGGGTGAACCTGTACGAGCGATTCTTTTTGAGCAGGATTTACTTGACAACTCTTTCAGGATTAGCTCGGATGATGGATACCTTTACCTTCCGGTGAAATCAAAGCCTGATAAGTCAATTCTTCCGCATCCCGTAACTTTTGAGTATCGTGAATGTGAATCACAGCAAACCCAGCCTACACTGGAAGATATGCTCGGTTACTCTCCGTCATTTGAGATAGTTGGCGAAATTGCAATAATTGATGCAGAAGAATTGGAAGCTGAAAAGGTGGCCGTTGCTCTTCTCAAGTTCCGGCCTCAACTTAAAACAGTACTGGGTGAAGGTTCAGCTATCGAAGGAGAATTCAGGGTTCGTCCAATGCAACTGATTGCCGGAGAAGATAGCACCGAGACCATCCACAAGGATCACGGTTGTCTTTATGCGGTGGATATTGCTAAAGTGTATTTCTCCCCACGTTTATCCACAGAGAGGCAGAGAATTGCTGATCAGATCGGTCCGAATGATGTGGTTGTGGACATGTTCGCAGGTGTGGGTCCTTACAGCATCCCGGCTGCAAAGCGATGCAGGAAAGTCTATGCTGTTGATAAAAATCCTGAAGCTGTCAAATTCCTGAAAAAGAACATTGAATTAAACAAGCTGGATAACGTGGAAGCAATGGTTGCCGATGCACATGATCTTCCGGATATCTTCGGGCAAATTGCCGACCATGTGATCATGAATCTTCCACACAATGCTTCGGATTTCCTGGAGGAAGCCGTAGCCCTCGCAAAACCGGGTGGTGTAATCCACTACTATGCAATGTCACATGAGGATTCGTTGTTCGAGCCTTCTCTGGATCTCATCAGGAAAGCTGCTTCAAATGCTGGCAGAAGTGTGGAAGTGGTGGAAACCCGCACAGTTCGATCCTATGCTCCGCATCAATACAATATCTGTATCGATGCCAGAATCGTTTAAGGATAAGCGAAATCGTTAAATCCTTATATCCGTATTTTCCGATAGCTTTACTTTGCGCCGTCGTGGCTTAGTGGTATAGCGGCTGATTCGTAATCAGCAGGCCGGGGGTTCGAATCCCCCCGACGGCTTTTACCTCGGGGTTCTACGCCCTTTTACTCCGAATATTTTCTTCAGCGTTAGAAATCCTGCCCCTCGCACATGGTATTGGAGATGTAGTTAACAACAAAAAACAGAACTCTAGAAAAATCTAAAATTCATGGGTGTCGAGTAGAATAATACTAGATTACTGCAAAATGGGGTCACCCAAAAGAGTAAATAGTCCACGACTCCCTTTTTAAAATGGGTATACTAAATGGAAGAAAAAGATGAAAAATTATTACGCGCTCAGAAACGAGTAAAGGAAATCAAAGGTTTTTACCTCCATCTAGCAATATACTCAGTAATTATGCTCCTCCTATTTTTTATTGATTATTCTGCTGGAGGGGGTTGGTGGGTTCAATGGCCGATTATTGGATGGGGAATCGCTGTAATGATACATGGAATTACTATAAGCAAATTTGGTAAAGGTTGGGAAGATAAAAAGATAAAAGATATTATGGAAAAAGAGAAATGAACTCCCTATTCCATTCCCAAATTAGGCTAGAACCTCCATATATTTTTCCCTTTCTTTGCATTGTTTTTATTCAGCAAAAAGATCCATGTTTCCCATCCTTCTAATCTTTCCTTCACATGAGCATCGAGAGTAACCAACTTGTTGCTAGCAATAAAATTAAACTATCTATTGCTATCAATATCACTTTTTATAACTCCAAAAAAACTGATTCAACGGTTTTAAATCACACTGACGTCTTTAAGGTTTTTGTTAAAATAATGTATTTTGATAGGCTTATTCTTAATAATAAAAAATAAATACCATTAGTAGACCAAGTTCTTCCACTAAATATGATCTAATGGAAGGATGCTAAATTCAAATGAATAGCAGAGACTACTATATTGACTATTTAAGATTACTTGTTATAGTGTCCATAGTAATTTTGCATTCTGCTGTTACTTATAGTGGTTTTGGGAATTGGCACTTCATTGATGAGTCGCCTATTGACGATCTTTCAAAATTGGTTTCTGCATTATTCATATGTTTTACATATAGTTACTCAATGAGTTTTTTATTTTTGATAGCAGCGTACTATGCAGCCAATTCTTATTCCAGAAAGGGAAAAATGAATTTCATTAATGGAAGAATATACAGATTAGGTTTGCCAGTAGGGCTTTTCTCTTTTTTTATCTATCCTCTGACAATGTATTTTTTGTATGTGGCTGGAGAGAAAGAAGCTCTAAACTTTAAAGAATACTTGCTTTCGGGTCATTTCTTAAGTGGAACAGGCCCTTTATGGTTTGCTCTTGCATTGCTTATATTTTCTCTTTTTTATGCAGCAATTGGTAGAAAACAAAACGTAACAGCAAAAAACTTGCCGGGCATTAAAGTAACAATCATTGCAATTCTTTTAGTTGGAACAGCAAGTTTCCTGCTTAGGTTAATTTTCCCGATGGGTGTCGAAATTTTGAATATGCCCATAAGCAACTTTGCATATTATATTGCTTTGTTTGTTGTTGGGATAAAAGCTTATCAGTACGATTGGTTCAACCAAATTGAATATAATTATGCGAAAAAGTGGTTGGGCTCAACTTTTGTGATAGGTATAGTTGGCTGGTTTGCTATCATGCTATTCAGTGGAGTCTTCGAGCAAAGTGAAGCTGTTTTAAGTGGAGGATTTAACTGGCCGAGTTATTCATATTCTGTTTGGGAAAGTTTTCTAATCTTTGGTATGTCTATTGGCCTACTTGGAACGTTTAAAAGGAAAATCAACAAAACAAACAAACTAATGGTTATATTGTCTAAAAACAGTTTCAGTGTTTACGTTTGGCATACGCCCATTTTAGTTGGTGTTTCACTTATGTTAAGAGATATCACAATCTATCCCTTGCTAAAAATAGCTATAGTTGCACTTACCACATTATCATTTAGTTTCTTCCTATCTCATTATGTTTTCAGGAAAGCTCCTTTGGTCAAAGAAATTATGTGAGAATACCGGGACACAACAAAATTATTAGGCCATGGATGAGATCTATTTATGTGGATAAATGTAACAATGGATCCATGGGATTCGATTCCTTGATTCTGCTTTTTCAAAAAAATTCCTTATTTTAAAAGCAACTTTTCAAGTCTTTAGTGGTTGGAAATGATTAGAAGAGTAAGTAGTTGGCAGTGATCAGGGATTTGCTTACCGACTTCCCGGGCAATCCTCCCGGATGCACATTACATATCGAGTCGGTCAAAGGTTCCCTGAATGCCGGATAACCCTGAATGGTTATGGGTTTTTCAGACCCAATGGCACTCTCCCTTCTGATTCACTGCCGCGCCGCATCAGTTATGATACGGTAATAAGTAATATGTTTTAAAGCTATTAATTGCTTTTGATATACAATCTGGTAACAAAAAAGAAGTTATGGATTGAATAAAAATAATCAAAACCAGATTAATGTGCAAGATAATTAAATTTTTGATAACTGTAGTGCTTTTCTAATGGGTAATCATAATATCCATAAAATCATGGCAATATATACCAGAAGCAGAGTCAATGGAATAAGTCTTGCAAGGATATTGATGCTGTATGCAAGGCCCAGGTAATCGTCTTTTAGCAGGTTCATTGTTTCTGCCTGCTGGTTTGAAAATCCGGCACTGCCTTTTGAAATGTTCTGATTGGCCTTTTCGATTACTGCTGCCAATTTTTCCGTATCCACATGCTCCTCGGCAATCATCTTGTGAATGCTGCTGTGGGTATCGGTAGTAAAGAGTATTATGTCATCAAATTGATCCTTATATCTTTCCTTTATTTCAACCATCTCTTCTGAAATACCGTTCCCTTCGGTTCCAAAGATCAGGATTTTTTGGCCTTCTACTTTCTCAACCATTGCAAATTTAGGAGTTCCATCGGTTTCTGTTGAATATCCTACATAGTAGTCGTACAATGTTTCCTCATCCAGATCTTTTAGAAATTCAAGCAGTTTATCCCGGAAATAACCCGCCTTTTCAGTGCCGTATGTAAGCTGAGCATCGGGTTCTTCGTTTCTCATATGGTTATGAAGATCCACAATTACAACTTCGTCAAGATCAAGTATTTCCCTGAAAACCGGGGTTTCATAATCTCCAAATTCCTCGGCTTCCATGTAAACAATCTTTTGATATCCCAATTTCCTTCCAAAGAAGATCAACTTTCCGTAATCTCTTTTAAGCAATTTTGAAGCCTTTGGACAGGTTTTTGGTGTAGTAAAAGCATCGATAATTTTGGTAATATCTTTTGGATTTGCAGGGTCATCCTTGTGTGTGGAAGGTACATGGAAGAAAAAACCCTCATTGCTATCGTTCAGGTGGCGAATAATATCAGTTGAGGCTCTTCCGCCCCCGAATCCTTCAAGAGGGCCTGGATGTATCCAGGGGGCTGCAATAGTAAGTTCACCGCTTTCGTTTTTAATAAGTATTGTCTGGACATCAGGTCTTACGGGATAACCAAGATCCAATATCTCTTGCTTCTTGTGCATAAGTCCCGAAAAAAGCTTCACCGCAGAAACATTCACGTTAGTACTAATCAGGTATTCTGCCAGCAGGAAAGCAAGCAGTACTGCCATTGCAGCTATGAGAAGCACTTCAAGGTTTTCGGCATAGGTTGTATATCCAATGTGTTGTTTTCTCCCGATGAAAGCATGGAATGTCGCCAGTATCATCAGGGGATGAACCAGGCTCAAAAGTGTTATTCTCTTGGAATACTCATATCCAAGTGTTGCAATCAGGACTATGTAGTTAATAAAGAAAATAGTCATTAGCGCAAGCCAGAAAACGTTCCATGAATTTACGATACCTGCACCATTGGTAGCCGTAATAATCATGCCGTGGGAGAAAAGTACAAACTCATTAAATAGACCAATGAAGTAGCTCCATTTTCGGGGATATTCCTCAAAAAAGCGATGGTACAGCTCACCGATAATCAGGGTCGGAATAATAAAAACTAAAAAAATTGTTTCAATAAGGTGTCTGGGGCTGAATTCAATTCCGGAAAAGTAGGTAAGTCCGATGTTTATGAAAACTCCATAAAAAATGCCTGATACAATAATTGCCCCAATGACTGTCTGCATTGAGGGGATGCTGAAGATCACTCGTTTGAATACGTCTATATTGTCTGACATTTTTCATCCACTTTTAAATGGCAAGTGTATATAAAAATTTTGGGTTTTTAAAACTTTTTCATTTGCAGGATTGCTGTACGCAATAACCAAAAAAGTATATGTATCTTATAAAGCACCATTATTTAAAACCGACTATATATTTTGAAACAATGTATATATATCTGAACAATCAGAAAAAGTATCCTGTATATAGGATCAACAAATACACTTATTGGGTTTCCATTTTGGTGGAATCTTCCGGGAGTTAAGAATATGGGTGAGAAAACAGGTACTAAGGGAAGAGTAACAGGCATTGGTGGGGTCTTTTTTAAGTGTGAAGATCCGCAGGCAACAAAGGACTGGTATCACAAGAATTTAGGCATGGTTACTAATGAATTCGGTGCCCCCTTTGAGTTCCGGAATGCTAACCGGCCTGAAGAGATTAATTATTTACAGTGGAGTCCTTTTCCGGATGATACGGACTACTTTGCTCCTTCGAAACAAGAATTCATGATAAACTATCGTGTAGAGAACATTGAAGCTCTTGTAGAAGAACTAAGAAGCAACGGAGTTACTATTGTTGATTCCA
The DNA window shown above is from Methanohalophilus levihalophilus and carries:
- a CDS encoding DUF2070 family protein, whose amino-acid sequence is MSDNIDVFKRVIFSIPSMQTVIGAIIVSGIFYGVFINIGLTYFSGIEFSPRHLIETIFLVFIIPTLIIGELYHRFFEEYPRKWSYFIGLFNEFVLFSHGMIITATNGAGIVNSWNVFWLALMTIFFINYIVLIATLGYEYSKRITLLSLVHPLMILATFHAFIGRKQHIGYTTYAENLEVLLIAAMAVLLAFLLAEYLISTNVNVSAVKLFSGLMHKKQEILDLGYPVRPDVQTILIKNESGELTIAAPWIHPGPLEGFGGGRASTDIIRHLNDSNEGFFFHVPSTHKDDPANPKDITKIIDAFTTPKTCPKASKLLKRDYGKLIFFGRKLGYQKIVYMEAEEFGDYETPVFREILDLDEVVIVDLHNHMRNEEPDAQLTYGTEKAGYFRDKLLEFLKDLDEETLYDYYVGYSTETDGTPKFAMVEKVEGQKILIFGTEGNGISEEMVEIKERYKDQFDDIILFTTDTHSSIHKMIAEEHVDTEKLAAVIEKANQNISKGSAGFSNQQAETMNLLKDDYLGLAYSINILARLIPLTLLLVYIAMILWIL
- a CDS encoding acyltransferase family protein; protein product: MNSRDYYIDYLRLLVIVSIVILHSAVTYSGFGNWHFIDESPIDDLSKLVSALFICFTYSYSMSFLFLIAAYYAANSYSRKGKMNFINGRIYRLGLPVGLFSFFIYPLTMYFLYVAGEKEALNFKEYLLSGHFLSGTGPLWFALALLIFSLFYAAIGRKQNVTAKNLPGIKVTIIAILLVGTASFLLRLIFPMGVEILNMPISNFAYYIALFVVGIKAYQYDWFNQIEYNYAKKWLGSTFVIGIVGWFAIMLFSGVFEQSEAVLSGGFNWPSYSYSVWESFLIFGMSIGLLGTFKRKINKTNKLMVILSKNSFSVYVWHTPILVGVSLMLRDITIYPLLKIAIVALTTLSFSFFLSHYVFRKAPLVKEIM
- a CDS encoding VOC family protein, which encodes MGEKTGTKGRVTGIGGVFFKCEDPQATKDWYHKNLGMVTNEFGAPFEFRNANRPEEINYLQWSPFPDDTDYFAPSKQEFMINYRVENIEALVEELRSNGVTIVDSIEEYEYGKFVHILDSDGNKIELWEPIDSVFTAMFEGSPTNK
- a CDS encoding class I SAM-dependent methyltransferase; its protein translation is MHWGDILECLCAKVEKRKGEPVRAILFEQDLLDNSFRISSDDGYLYLPVKSKPDKSILPHPVTFEYRECESQQTQPTLEDMLGYSPSFEIVGEIAIIDAEELEAEKVAVALLKFRPQLKTVLGEGSAIEGEFRVRPMQLIAGEDSTETIHKDHGCLYAVDIAKVYFSPRLSTERQRIADQIGPNDVVVDMFAGVGPYSIPAAKRCRKVYAVDKNPEAVKFLKKNIELNKLDNVEAMVADAHDLPDIFGQIADHVIMNLPHNASDFLEEAVALAKPGGVIHYYAMSHEDSLFEPSLDLIRKAASNAGRSVEVVETRTVRSYAPHQYNICIDARIV
- a CDS encoding 2TM domain-containing protein, whose product is MEEKDEKLLRAQKRVKEIKGFYLHLAIYSVIMLLLFFIDYSAGGGWWVQWPIIGWGIAVMIHGITISKFGKGWEDKKIKDIMEKEK
- a CDS encoding LysE family transporter, which gives rise to MLEIIEMLTIGFVVGLTGALVPGPMLLVTIDGALKKGWKAGPAVVVGHAAIELLICILIVLGLTSLIGEREMTVISIVGGTALFAFGILTIMQARSSSQLVQKADGIVSNSFSAGVLTSVSNPYFWIWWLAAGSALLLRGLEIGLLAAVFFVIGHWMADLGWFTFISASMSRGKQMFSDVVYRKVLVGCGIFLMGFGAWFALG